A single region of the Arthrobacter sp. zg-Y20 genome encodes:
- a CDS encoding glutamine amidotransferase, whose amino-acid sequence MKPFLLLATRAEDDAADEEYASFLRFGGLGEEQLHRVRLESGPMPPVDLADYSGVIVGGGPFNSSDPEESKSAVQLRVEAEMAALLDEVAGRDFPFFGACYGVGTLGRHQGAVVDRTYGEPVGPVEIALTPAGRADPLLEGIPETFAAYVGHKEAVAQLPPNAVNLAGSATCPVQMFRVRTNLYATQFHPELDVAGLLTRISVYRNAGYFPPEEAETVMDAVRGSAVHVPPRILANFTARYAR is encoded by the coding sequence ATGAAGCCTTTCCTGCTCCTGGCCACCCGGGCCGAAGACGACGCCGCCGATGAGGAATATGCCTCCTTCCTGCGCTTCGGCGGGCTGGGCGAGGAGCAGCTGCACCGGGTACGCCTGGAGTCCGGCCCCATGCCGCCGGTGGACCTGGCTGACTACAGCGGTGTGATTGTGGGCGGCGGCCCGTTCAATTCCAGTGATCCGGAAGAATCCAAGTCCGCCGTGCAGCTGCGGGTCGAGGCCGAGATGGCCGCGCTGCTGGACGAGGTTGCGGGGCGGGACTTCCCGTTCTTCGGCGCCTGCTACGGCGTGGGCACCTTGGGCCGGCACCAGGGCGCCGTGGTGGACCGCACGTACGGCGAGCCCGTGGGGCCGGTGGAGATTGCGCTGACGCCGGCCGGCCGGGCGGATCCCTTGCTGGAGGGCATCCCGGAGACCTTCGCGGCCTATGTCGGCCACAAGGAGGCGGTGGCGCAGCTGCCTCCGAACGCGGTGAACCTTGCCGGCTCGGCCACGTGCCCGGTGCAGATGTTCCGGGTCCGGACCAACCTGTACGCCACCCAGTTCCATCCCGAGCTGGACGTGGCCGGGCTGCTGACGCGGATCTCTGTGTACCGGAACGCAGGATATTTCCCGCCGGAGGAAGCAGAGACCGTGATGGATGCCGTGCGGGGCTCGGCAGTACACGTGCCGCCGCGCATCCTGGCGAACTTCACCGCACGGTACGCCCGCTAG
- the smc gene encoding chromosome segregation protein SMC: MHLKTLTMRGFKSFASATTFEFEPGVTAVVGPNGSGKSNVVDALAWVMGEQGAKTLRGGKMEDVIFAGTSGRAPLGRAQVSLTIDNADGALPIEYSEVTISRTLFRAGGSEYAINGSPCRLLDIQELLSDSGLGREMHVIVGQGQLDKVLHATPEERRGFIEEAAGILKHRRRKEKTLRKLDAMAANLARVTDLTAELRRQLGPLGKQAAVARRAKTVQQDVRDARSRLLADDLATLTAAYEKEAADESALKARRVAVEAAVAAGRERQAELEALAARAAPELNAARDTWYELSSLQERFRSLAALAAERARLLGTAEPVAGTGRDPEQLQASADRVRAEAAALEADIEDLRVRLEDAVEIREAAEEDATAEERRYAALLRAAADRREGQARLAGQVEAARSRLASARAEAGRLRTSIAAAEERRAKAQEAFGRLEGTAAGAEAGEADLDAEFEAAQADLDDAAAALQQVQVAEREAVRETETLTARREALAVGLDRRDGSTALRDAGLPGVLAPLSISVKPGFERTVAAALGTAADAVAVADLDAAVRALQYLKDTGEGQADLLLAGSGPAGENATGAVVPARQAVLPPGAVPVLSLISAEDQVQAALNVLLADAVAVDSLSAAAVLLAADPAARVITADGDVLSAYSARGGSATAPGLLEIQAAVDETDARLQAARTRAEEAGAGIGSAAARVAAARTRAEAALAALHESDARLAATAEQLGTLGSAVRAAAGEAERLAGLVAAADANAAAEEEKLAAVTERLAAAGEDNATEEEPSAGQRDALALAASAARQAEMDARLGLRSAEEQLKAVAGRAEALERSAVAERRAREAAAERARRRAVQRERAVAVAAGADAVLAHLQVSLVLAAAERDRAEESRAARETELAAVRSANNDAAAELARLTDSVHRDELARAQQRLRIETLEARALEELGMTAEHLVANFGPDQPVPVPADAADGKGADKWAALHTPVDEHGNPLMEGIPYVRADQEKRLKRAERDLAALGKVNPLALEEFAALEERHQFLSTQLEDLKATRKDLLDIIADVDRRVEEVFTAAYRDTAEQFTHVFARLFPGGEGRLVLTDPDNMLTTGIEVHARPAGKKIKRLSLLSGGERSLTAVALLVAIFKARPSPFYVMDEVEAALDDTNLGRLITIFEELRESSQLIVITHQKRTMEVADALYGVTMRGDGVSTVISQRIERGTPGQDGDNP, translated from the coding sequence GTGCACCTGAAAACCCTGACCATGCGAGGATTCAAGTCCTTCGCATCGGCCACCACCTTCGAGTTCGAACCCGGCGTCACCGCCGTGGTGGGCCCCAACGGGTCCGGGAAGTCCAACGTGGTGGACGCCCTGGCCTGGGTGATGGGCGAACAGGGAGCCAAGACACTGCGCGGCGGGAAGATGGAGGACGTCATCTTCGCCGGCACCTCCGGCCGGGCGCCGCTGGGCCGGGCCCAGGTGTCCCTGACCATCGACAACGCCGACGGCGCCCTGCCGATCGAATACTCCGAAGTCACCATTTCCCGCACGCTCTTCCGGGCCGGCGGCTCCGAGTACGCCATCAACGGCAGCCCCTGCCGGCTCCTGGACATCCAGGAACTGCTCTCGGACTCGGGGCTGGGCCGTGAGATGCATGTCATAGTGGGCCAGGGCCAGCTCGACAAGGTGCTGCATGCCACTCCAGAGGAGCGCCGCGGTTTCATTGAGGAAGCCGCCGGCATCCTCAAGCACCGCCGGCGCAAGGAGAAAACCCTCCGCAAGCTGGATGCCATGGCCGCGAACCTGGCCCGCGTCACCGACCTTACGGCCGAACTGCGCCGCCAGTTGGGGCCGCTGGGCAAACAGGCCGCCGTCGCCCGCCGCGCCAAGACGGTGCAGCAGGACGTCCGGGACGCCCGCTCCCGGCTGCTCGCCGATGACCTGGCCACCCTCACTGCTGCCTACGAGAAGGAAGCCGCAGACGAATCCGCCCTCAAGGCCCGCCGCGTGGCGGTGGAAGCCGCCGTCGCCGCAGGCCGGGAACGCCAGGCCGAGCTGGAGGCGCTGGCAGCCCGGGCAGCTCCGGAACTGAATGCAGCACGGGACACCTGGTACGAGCTGTCCTCCCTGCAGGAGAGGTTCCGTTCCCTTGCCGCCCTCGCTGCCGAACGTGCCCGGCTGCTGGGGACGGCTGAACCCGTTGCCGGCACCGGCCGGGACCCTGAACAGCTGCAGGCCTCGGCGGACCGGGTGCGCGCCGAAGCCGCCGCCCTGGAAGCGGACATCGAGGACCTGCGGGTCCGGCTGGAAGACGCTGTGGAGATCCGCGAAGCGGCTGAAGAGGACGCAACCGCCGAAGAGCGGCGCTACGCCGCCCTGCTCCGGGCCGCAGCGGACCGGCGTGAAGGGCAGGCACGGCTGGCCGGCCAGGTGGAAGCAGCCCGCTCCCGCCTGGCCTCCGCGCGCGCCGAGGCTGGACGCCTGCGGACTTCCATCGCGGCAGCCGAAGAGCGGCGCGCCAAAGCGCAGGAAGCCTTTGGCCGGCTGGAAGGAACCGCTGCCGGTGCCGAGGCCGGGGAAGCGGACCTCGACGCAGAGTTCGAAGCTGCGCAGGCAGACCTCGACGACGCAGCGGCGGCCCTGCAGCAGGTGCAGGTTGCCGAGCGTGAAGCCGTCCGCGAGACGGAAACCCTGACAGCGCGCCGCGAAGCGCTCGCCGTCGGACTGGACCGCCGTGACGGCAGCACAGCGCTGCGGGACGCCGGGCTGCCCGGGGTGCTGGCACCTTTGTCGATCAGTGTTAAGCCTGGCTTTGAACGCACCGTTGCCGCTGCCCTCGGCACAGCTGCCGACGCCGTGGCCGTAGCGGACCTTGACGCCGCCGTCCGGGCGCTGCAGTACCTCAAGGACACGGGGGAGGGGCAGGCGGATCTCCTTCTTGCCGGGTCCGGTCCCGCCGGGGAAAACGCTACGGGCGCCGTCGTCCCGGCAAGGCAGGCCGTGCTGCCTCCCGGCGCCGTGCCGGTGCTGTCCCTGATCAGTGCCGAGGACCAGGTGCAGGCGGCCCTGAATGTCCTGCTGGCCGATGCCGTAGCGGTGGATAGCCTGTCGGCTGCCGCCGTCCTGCTCGCGGCGGATCCCGCTGCCCGGGTCATTACCGCCGACGGCGACGTGCTGAGTGCCTACAGTGCCCGGGGCGGCTCGGCCACGGCTCCCGGCCTGCTCGAAATCCAGGCTGCGGTGGATGAAACTGACGCCCGGCTGCAGGCTGCACGCACCAGGGCGGAGGAAGCAGGGGCAGGGATCGGGTCCGCCGCCGCCCGGGTGGCTGCAGCGCGAACCCGTGCAGAGGCCGCGCTGGCCGCCCTGCATGAATCCGACGCACGGCTGGCAGCCACCGCCGAACAGTTGGGCACCTTGGGCTCAGCCGTGCGTGCTGCAGCCGGAGAAGCCGAGCGCCTGGCCGGACTGGTGGCTGCAGCGGACGCCAACGCCGCCGCGGAAGAAGAAAAGCTCGCGGCAGTGACCGAACGTCTGGCGGCGGCAGGAGAGGACAACGCCACCGAGGAAGAACCCTCCGCCGGACAGCGGGATGCGCTGGCGCTCGCAGCCTCCGCCGCACGGCAGGCGGAAATGGACGCCCGCCTGGGCCTGCGCTCGGCCGAAGAGCAGCTCAAGGCAGTTGCCGGGCGTGCCGAGGCGCTGGAACGCTCCGCCGTCGCCGAGCGGCGGGCACGGGAAGCCGCAGCGGAGCGGGCCCGCCGCCGCGCAGTGCAGCGGGAACGCGCCGTTGCCGTGGCGGCTGGCGCGGATGCGGTGCTGGCGCACCTGCAGGTGTCCCTGGTGCTGGCCGCCGCGGAACGGGACCGGGCCGAAGAATCCCGGGCGGCCCGCGAAACCGAACTGGCAGCAGTCCGCAGCGCCAACAACGACGCCGCCGCGGAGCTGGCACGGCTCACCGACTCCGTACACCGGGACGAGCTGGCCAGGGCCCAGCAACGGCTGCGGATCGAGACGCTCGAGGCCCGGGCGCTGGAGGAGCTGGGCATGACGGCCGAGCACCTGGTGGCCAACTTCGGACCGGACCAGCCGGTTCCGGTGCCGGCCGATGCTGCGGACGGGAAGGGTGCGGACAAGTGGGCCGCCCTGCACACCCCCGTGGACGAGCACGGCAACCCCCTGATGGAGGGCATCCCGTACGTCCGGGCCGACCAGGAAAAACGCCTGAAGCGCGCTGAACGCGATCTGGCCGCACTGGGCAAGGTGAACCCGCTGGCACTGGAGGAATTCGCGGCACTGGAGGAACGCCACCAGTTCCTTTCCACCCAGCTGGAAGACCTCAAAGCCACCCGCAAGGACCTGCTGGACATCATCGCCGACGTTGACCGCCGGGTGGAGGAAGTGTTTACGGCCGCCTACCGGGACACCGCCGAGCAGTTCACGCATGTGTTCGCGCGGCTGTTTCCCGGCGGCGAAGGCCGGCTGGTGCTCACCGACCCGGACAACATGCTCACCACCGGCATTGAGGTCCATGCCCGTCCTGCGGGGAAGAAAATCAAGCGGCTGTCCCTGCTCTCCGGCGGGGAACGGTCCCTGACCGCCGTCGCGCTCCTGGTGGCAATCTTCAAGGCCCGGCCCTCGCCGTTCTACGTGATGGACGAGGTGGAGGCAGCCTTGGATGACACGAACCTGGGCCGGCTGATCACCATCTTCGAGGAACTGCGCGAGTCCAGCCAGCTCATTGTGATCACGCACCAGAAACGCACCATGGAGGTGGCGGACGCACTGTACGGGGTGACTATGCGCGGCGACGGCGTGTCCACCGTGATCAGCCAGCGCATCGAGCGCGGGACGCCCGGGCAGGACGGGGATAACCCCTAG
- a CDS encoding 3-oxoacyl-ACP synthase III, translating to MTGNFNFQHSNSAILSVNSVEAPMVMSSSEFDQRLEPSLKRLRLSKRLLERVAGVSERRWWAPGTGFDDGAIEAGAKALAEAGIEASEIGLLINTSVTRRNLEPSVAVKIHNGLGLPSSAMNFDLANACLGFVNGITLASNMIDSGQINYALIVAGEDSQGVQEATFDRLNAPDSTRQDYLREFATLTLGSGAAAAVIGRADKHPGSHRILGGVSRAGTQHHELCVGGVDGMYTDTKGLLDGGLELVVDGWNEAQENGWNWSGMDRYVTHQVSNSYTNAIIKAVDLDRSKVPITFPTWGNVGPASLPMTLAQESKTLNPGDRVLCMGVGSGLNTTMMEIAW from the coding sequence TTGACCGGGAACTTCAACTTCCAGCACTCCAATTCGGCCATCCTCAGCGTGAACAGCGTCGAAGCTCCGATGGTTATGAGTTCAAGTGAATTCGACCAGCGGCTTGAGCCATCGCTCAAGCGGCTGCGTCTCTCCAAACGCCTGCTGGAACGGGTTGCCGGCGTCAGCGAGCGGCGCTGGTGGGCCCCTGGAACAGGGTTCGACGACGGCGCCATCGAGGCGGGCGCCAAGGCCCTCGCCGAGGCGGGGATCGAGGCCTCCGAGATAGGCCTGCTGATCAACACCTCGGTGACCCGCCGCAACCTTGAGCCTTCCGTTGCGGTGAAGATCCACAACGGGCTGGGCCTGCCTTCTTCCGCCATGAACTTCGACCTGGCCAATGCCTGCCTCGGCTTCGTGAACGGCATCACGCTGGCGTCCAACATGATCGACTCGGGGCAGATCAACTACGCCCTGATTGTTGCCGGCGAAGATTCCCAGGGCGTGCAGGAGGCCACGTTCGACCGGCTGAACGCCCCGGACTCCACCCGCCAGGACTACCTGCGGGAATTCGCCACCCTGACGTTGGGCTCCGGTGCCGCGGCCGCCGTGATCGGCCGCGCCGACAAACACCCCGGTTCGCACCGCATCCTCGGCGGTGTCTCCCGTGCAGGCACCCAGCACCATGAGCTGTGCGTGGGCGGCGTGGACGGCATGTACACCGACACCAAGGGCCTGCTGGACGGCGGCCTGGAACTGGTAGTCGACGGCTGGAATGAAGCGCAGGAAAACGGCTGGAACTGGAGCGGCATGGACCGCTATGTCACCCACCAGGTGTCCAACTCCTACACCAACGCCATCATCAAGGCCGTGGACCTGGACCGTTCCAAGGTGCCGATCACGTTCCCGACCTGGGGCAACGTGGGCCCGGCGTCGCTGCCGATGACCCTGGCGCAGGAGTCCAAGACCCTCAACCCCGGGGACCGTGTGCTGTGCATGGGAGTGGGGTCCGGCCTGAACACCACCATGATGGAGATTGCGTGGTAG
- a CDS encoding alpha/beta fold hydrolase gives MVEELWPGVSPAWSSFVRVPSTAAVDRPGTVHKWHVLDNGPDLAAAGVEPAGTLLCVHGNPTWSYLWRSMLAAGATAQKPWRVVAVDQLDMGFSQRTGTFRRLEDRITDLGNLTDALGISGQVVTAGHDWGGVISLGWALRHRRQLAGVVLTNTAVHPAGFSLPPALKLALHPAVHPWGTRSTDAFIRVTHALAQPALSADVKNAFALPYRSAARREGVANFVADIPADETHPSWRTLNTVADGIRRLNVPSLVLWGPKDPVFSDRYLRDLLERLPASSVHRFEGAGHLLHEDVDIASPVFSWLRTAVEAPADTSLRRSEPFRPMLAELDERADDTSAAVVDMAPLGAAGTHAQPRTLSWAELAERVNALAAGLAAAGVHPGTRVNLLVPPGIELTSLIYACLRLNAVIVVADAGLGTKGLGRAIKGAGPAFLIGIDRALIGARALGWPGTRISVTELAPARKRLLGVKHSVAELIAGGSTAEVPWFPAEPDADAAVLFTSGSTGPAKGVVYTHRQLAAMRDAIKDTYNLRAGTSLVAGFAPFALLGPALGATSVTPDMDVTSPRTLTASALADAAVAVNATTVFASPAALTNVTATSGELDAAQRTALGQVDLLLSAGAPIGEQLLAMVQDLVPNASLHTPYGMTEALPVTDISLAGIRAAGSGNGVCVGTPVSRAKVAIAEVFPDGSVGSDPLTTANRTGEILVRAPHVKDRYDRLWITERHSSSITGWHRTGDVGHLDGDGRLWVEGRLGHILTTAEGVRTPVAAEQAAESVDGVGRVAVVGVGPAGAQVPVAVLETSPPVRRAGTAAADLSAKVRSQVLELCGIDLAAVLVLPAMPTDIRHNSKIDRTALAGWASQLLAGGPVPKLGKQSKHGKGGPGVPASAGADGSSAGTAGGSGSLPVFEEASQ, from the coding sequence GTGGTAGAGGAGCTTTGGCCCGGCGTTTCCCCCGCCTGGTCCTCGTTTGTCCGCGTACCCTCAACCGCCGCCGTCGACCGTCCCGGCACCGTACACAAGTGGCATGTGCTGGACAACGGTCCTGATCTGGCCGCCGCCGGCGTCGAACCGGCAGGCACGCTGCTGTGCGTCCACGGCAACCCCACCTGGTCCTACCTCTGGCGCAGCATGCTGGCCGCCGGCGCAACGGCGCAGAAGCCGTGGCGGGTAGTGGCCGTCGACCAGTTGGACATGGGCTTTTCCCAGCGGACGGGCACCTTCCGCCGCCTTGAGGACCGGATCACCGACCTTGGCAACCTGACAGACGCGCTGGGCATCAGCGGCCAGGTGGTCACCGCCGGACACGACTGGGGCGGCGTCATTTCCCTGGGCTGGGCACTGCGGCACCGCCGCCAGCTTGCCGGCGTAGTGCTGACCAACACCGCCGTGCACCCGGCAGGTTTCTCCCTGCCGCCGGCCTTGAAACTGGCCCTGCACCCGGCCGTCCACCCGTGGGGAACCCGGAGCACCGACGCGTTCATCCGCGTCACCCATGCCCTGGCCCAGCCGGCGCTGTCCGCCGACGTGAAGAACGCTTTCGCCCTGCCCTACCGCAGCGCGGCCCGCCGGGAAGGCGTGGCCAACTTCGTGGCAGACATTCCGGCCGACGAAACGCATCCGAGCTGGCGCACCCTGAACACTGTGGCCGACGGCATCCGCCGTCTCAACGTTCCCTCCCTGGTGCTCTGGGGACCCAAGGACCCGGTGTTCTCCGACCGGTACCTGCGCGACCTGCTGGAGCGGCTGCCGGCTTCTTCGGTGCACCGCTTCGAGGGCGCCGGTCATCTGCTGCACGAAGACGTGGACATTGCCTCACCGGTGTTCTCCTGGCTGCGGACTGCCGTGGAGGCCCCGGCCGACACCTCGCTGCGGCGCAGCGAGCCGTTCCGGCCCATGCTCGCCGAACTCGACGAGCGCGCCGACGACACGAGCGCCGCCGTCGTCGATATGGCCCCGCTGGGGGCAGCAGGCACGCATGCACAGCCGCGCACACTGTCCTGGGCCGAGCTGGCCGAGCGGGTCAACGCCCTGGCCGCCGGACTGGCCGCCGCCGGGGTGCACCCCGGCACCCGGGTGAACCTGCTGGTACCGCCGGGCATTGAACTGACCTCGCTGATCTACGCCTGCCTGCGGCTGAACGCCGTGATTGTGGTGGCCGACGCCGGTCTGGGCACCAAGGGGCTGGGGCGCGCCATCAAGGGCGCCGGTCCCGCGTTCCTAATCGGAATCGACCGTGCGCTCATCGGAGCGCGGGCGCTGGGCTGGCCCGGCACGCGGATCAGCGTCACCGAACTGGCCCCGGCCCGTAAACGGCTGCTGGGCGTCAAGCATTCGGTGGCCGAGCTCATTGCCGGCGGCAGCACAGCCGAGGTGCCGTGGTTCCCCGCGGAACCGGACGCCGATGCCGCTGTCCTCTTCACATCCGGGTCCACCGGTCCGGCCAAGGGTGTGGTGTACACCCACCGCCAGCTTGCCGCCATGCGCGATGCGATCAAGGACACCTATAACCTGCGCGCAGGCACCTCACTGGTGGCAGGCTTCGCGCCGTTTGCCCTGCTGGGTCCGGCCCTGGGCGCCACGTCGGTGACTCCGGACATGGATGTAACCTCCCCGCGTACGCTGACCGCTTCGGCCCTTGCCGACGCCGCAGTGGCCGTGAATGCCACCACCGTTTTCGCCTCCCCCGCCGCGCTGACCAATGTGACAGCAACTTCCGGTGAGCTGGACGCCGCGCAGCGGACAGCGCTGGGACAGGTGGACCTGCTGCTTTCGGCCGGCGCTCCCATTGGCGAGCAACTGCTGGCCATGGTCCAGGACCTGGTGCCCAACGCGTCGCTGCACACGCCTTACGGTATGACCGAGGCGCTGCCGGTGACGGACATCAGCCTGGCGGGCATCCGTGCTGCGGGCTCCGGCAACGGCGTCTGTGTTGGCACCCCGGTGTCCCGTGCCAAGGTGGCCATTGCCGAGGTGTTCCCCGATGGTTCGGTGGGCAGCGACCCGCTGACCACGGCGAACCGTACCGGCGAAATCCTTGTCCGTGCCCCGCATGTGAAGGACCGGTATGACAGGCTCTGGATTACCGAGCGCCACAGTTCTTCGATTACCGGCTGGCACCGCACCGGCGACGTCGGCCACCTCGACGGGGACGGACGGCTGTGGGTGGAGGGCCGCCTGGGGCACATCCTCACCACCGCAGAGGGCGTCCGCACGCCGGTAGCCGCTGAGCAGGCTGCCGAGTCGGTCGACGGCGTGGGCCGGGTGGCCGTGGTCGGCGTCGGACCGGCCGGGGCCCAGGTCCCTGTTGCCGTACTGGAAACCTCGCCGCCGGTCCGGCGGGCTGGAACGGCCGCTGCGGATCTGTCCGCCAAGGTCCGGTCACAGGTACTGGAGCTGTGCGGCATTGACCTCGCCGCGGTGCTGGTGCTGCCGGCGATGCCCACCGACATCCGGCACAACTCCAAGATCGACCGAACCGCGCTGGCCGGCTGGGCCTCGCAGCTGCTGGCCGGGGGGCCGGTGCCAAAGCTTGGAAAGCAGAGCAAGCACGGCAAGGGCGGTCCCGGGGTTCCTGCTTCTGCGGGCGCTGACGGTTCCTCAGCCGGTACCGCCGGCGGCTCCGGATCGCTGCCTGTCTTTGAGGAGGCTTCCCAATGA
- a CDS encoding NAD-dependent epimerase/dehydratase family protein, with protein MSTSGNLAPSNVLVTGASGLLGGAVAELLAAKGHKVRTLQRRPGLPGTDFVAGSVADPKAAARAVEGMDAVIHLAAKVSFTGEWQEFEETNILGTQILLKAAREAGVRDVVFVSSPSVAHFGEPIAGAGAGKADPERARGFYASSKAEAELLALAANSAEFRVAAIRPHIVWGPGDTQLVERVIDRARSGRLPLLDAGAALIDTTYIDNAASAIVRGLERMDAARGKALVVTNGQPRPVGELIAGICAAAGVSAPRWSVPGVAARKAGSVIERVWLAAGRRGLVHDEPPMTRFLAEQLSTSHWFDQRETREVLDWTPEVSIEDGMARLALHYGGGVAR; from the coding sequence ATGAGCACCTCCGGCAACCTGGCGCCCAGCAACGTCCTGGTGACCGGTGCCAGCGGTCTGCTTGGCGGCGCCGTCGCTGAGCTGCTTGCTGCCAAGGGACACAAGGTACGCACCCTGCAGCGCCGTCCCGGGCTGCCCGGAACGGATTTCGTGGCCGGGTCCGTGGCGGATCCCAAGGCTGCTGCCCGTGCCGTGGAGGGCATGGACGCCGTCATCCACCTTGCCGCCAAGGTGTCCTTCACGGGCGAATGGCAGGAGTTCGAAGAAACCAACATCCTCGGAACCCAGATACTGCTCAAGGCAGCCCGGGAAGCCGGGGTACGCGACGTCGTCTTCGTTTCCTCTCCGTCCGTGGCCCATTTTGGTGAACCAATTGCCGGCGCCGGCGCAGGCAAGGCCGACCCCGAAAGGGCCCGCGGTTTTTACGCCTCGTCCAAGGCCGAGGCCGAACTGCTGGCCTTGGCCGCGAATTCGGCCGAATTCCGGGTGGCAGCCATCCGGCCGCACATCGTCTGGGGCCCTGGTGACACCCAGCTGGTGGAACGGGTCATTGACCGTGCACGGTCCGGCCGACTGCCGCTGCTGGACGCCGGTGCAGCCCTGATCGACACCACGTACATCGACAACGCCGCCTCCGCGATCGTCCGGGGACTGGAACGGATGGACGCTGCCCGGGGCAAGGCGCTGGTGGTGACCAACGGCCAGCCGCGTCCTGTCGGTGAGCTGATCGCCGGGATTTGTGCCGCCGCCGGTGTAAGCGCTCCCCGCTGGAGCGTGCCCGGCGTGGCTGCCCGCAAGGCAGGCAGCGTCATCGAACGTGTATGGCTGGCCGCAGGGCGCCGCGGGCTGGTTCACGACGAGCCCCCCATGACGCGTTTCCTGGCCGAGCAGCTTTCGACGTCGCACTGGTTTGACCAGCGCGAAACCCGGGAGGTGCTGGACTGGACGCCTGAGGTGTCGATCGAAGACGGTATGGCCCGGCTTGCGCTCCATTACGGCGGCGGGGTGGCCCGGTGA
- a CDS encoding serine hydrolase domain-containing protein → MRSLAAVESWPVDNVSVAVLGADGEVLGTAGDQDRPYRLASVTKLLSAYTLLLALDEGALELDQPAGPEGSTVRHLLAHSGGYDFGERTVRYAPGTRRLYSNAGFEVLGETLEEVTDISFADYMREGVLSPLGMASTRLEGSPAAGAVSTAADLTRFAAELQSPTLTDPGRLAEATHVVFPGLAGVLPGFGRQKENDWGLGFEIRARKSPHWTGANSSPRTFGHFGQSGTFLWVDPEARAAAVCLTDRDFGPWAAEVWPPLTDAVLAELADH, encoded by the coding sequence GTGAGGAGTCTCGCTGCGGTTGAATCGTGGCCGGTGGACAATGTTTCCGTAGCTGTCCTCGGAGCGGACGGCGAAGTGCTGGGCACTGCCGGCGACCAGGACCGTCCGTACCGGTTGGCGTCCGTCACCAAACTGCTCAGCGCCTACACGCTCCTGCTTGCCCTGGATGAGGGCGCATTGGAGCTTGACCAGCCGGCGGGACCGGAGGGTTCCACCGTACGGCACCTGCTGGCCCATTCCGGCGGGTACGATTTTGGCGAGCGCACGGTCCGGTATGCCCCCGGTACCCGGCGGCTGTATTCCAATGCCGGCTTCGAAGTGCTCGGCGAGACGTTGGAAGAAGTAACCGATATTTCATTCGCCGACTACATGCGTGAAGGTGTGCTGAGCCCGCTGGGCATGGCGTCCACCCGCTTGGAGGGATCCCCCGCTGCCGGAGCGGTATCGACTGCTGCCGACCTGACCCGCTTTGCCGCAGAGCTTCAGTCCCCCACGCTGACTGATCCGGGCCGGCTCGCGGAAGCGACCCATGTGGTCTTCCCGGGCTTGGCGGGGGTACTTCCCGGGTTCGGCCGGCAGAAGGAGAACGACTGGGGTCTCGGCTTTGAAATCCGCGCCCGCAAGTCTCCGCACTGGACCGGTGCCAACAGCTCCCCGAGGACATTCGGCCATTTCGGTCAGTCCGGTACCTTTCTTTGGGTAGACCCCGAAGCCCGCGCAGCAGCCGTTTGCCTCACTGACCGGGACTTCGGTCCGTGGGCTGCCGAGGTCTGGCCTCCGTTGACTGATGCGGTCCTGGCGGAGCTCGCAGACCACTAG